A window of Malania oleifera isolate guangnan ecotype guangnan chromosome 5, ASM2987363v1, whole genome shotgun sequence contains these coding sequences:
- the LOC131155417 gene encoding protein ANTAGONIST OF LIKE HETEROCHROMATIN PROTEIN 1 translates to MAPPKKKKIKRESSKLKKCKSVNSVPAEPKAADSDWWDSFWHKNSSVPGSTIPYDETEGFKYFFRASKKTFNYICSLVRQDLVSRPPSGLINIEGRLLSVEKQVAIALRRLASGESQVSVGAAFGVGQSTVSQVTWRFIEALEERAKDHLKWPDSDSMEEMKSKFEASFGLPNCCGAIDATHVIMTLPAVQTSDDWCDQENNYSMFLQGIVDHEMRFLDIVTGWPGGMSVSRLLKFSGFFKLCQGGEHLNGKLRTLSEGVEIREYIVGGVGYPLLPWLITPYESTDHSASMSSFNVKHEAARMLAVRAFSQLKGSWRILNKVMWRPNKRKLPSIILVCCLLHNIIIDSGDKLHSDVALPGHHDSGYVEQCCKQVDPLARTLRENLSNYLQNG, encoded by the exons aTGGCCCCtcccaagaagaagaaaatcaaaagGGAATCGAGTAAACTGAAAAAATGCAAGAGCGTAAACTCGGTTCCTGCAGAACCCAAAGCCGCCGATTCCGACTGGTGGGATAGCTTCTGGCACAAGAACTCCTCCGTCCCAG GCTCAACAATACCCTATGATGAGACAGAAGGATTCAAATATTTCTTCAGGGCATCAAAGAAGACTTTCAACTACATCTGTTCCCTTGTAAGACAAGATCTTGTGTCAAGGCCACCATCTGGTCTCATAAACATCGAGGGAAGGCTTCTTAGCGTTGAGAAACAAGTTGCAATAGCCTTGAGAAGATTGGCATCTGGTGAGTCCCAAGTCTCAGTTGGTGCTGCCTTTGGGGTTGGCCAGTCTACAGTTTCTCAAGTAACATGGAGGTTCATCGAAGCATTGGAAGAGCGAGCCAAAGACCATCTGAAGTGGCCCGATTCTGATAGtatggaggaaatgaagtccaaGTTTGAAGCATCCTTTGGGTTGCCCAATTGTTGTGGAGCCATAGATGCTACACATGTCATTATGACACTTCCTGCCGTTCAAACCTCAGATGATTGGTGCGACCAGGAGAACAATTACAGCATGTTCTTGCAGGGAATTGTCGACCATGAGATGAGATTTCTTGATATAGTCACAGGTTGGCCTGGAGGTATGTCTGTTTCCAGATTATTGAAGTTTTCCGGATTTTTCAAATTGTGTCAGGGTGGAGAGCATTTGAATGGAAAGTTGAGAACTTTATCTGAGGGGGTGGAGATAAGAGAATATATTGTTGGTGGAGTCGGATATCCTCTTCTGCCATGGCTCATAACTCCTTATGAAAGTACTGACCACTCAGCTTCCATGTCTAGTTTTAATGTGAAGCATGAGGCTGCAAGGATGCTTGCAGTGAGGGCATTTTCACAGCTGAAAGGCAGTTGGAGGATCCTTAATAAAGTTATGTGGAGACCCAATAAGCGAAAACTTCCAAGTATTATCTTGGTATGTTGTTTACTTCACAATATTATTATCGACAGTGGTGATAAATTGCATTCAGATGTTGCCTTGCCCGGTCATCATGACTCTGGTTATGTGGAACAATGCTGTAAGCAAGTTGATCCATTGGCCAGAACACTGAGGGAAAACCTATCTAATTACTTGCAGAATGGCTGA